In Macaca fascicularis isolate 582-1 chromosome X, T2T-MFA8v1.1, one DNA window encodes the following:
- the LOC123571398 gene encoding small ribosomal subunit protein uS2-like, whose product MSGPLDVLQMKEEDVLKFLAAGTHLGGTNLDFQMEQYIYKSKSDGLYIINLKRTWEKLLLVARAIIATENPADVSVISSRNTGQRAVLKFAAATGATPIAGHFTPGTFTNQIQAAFWEPRLLVVTDPRADHQPLTEASYVNLPTIALCKRDSPLRYVDTAIPCNNKGAHSVGLMWWMLAQEVLHMRGTISREHPWEVMPDLYFYRDPEEIEKEEQAAAEKAVTKEVFQGEWTAPAPEFTATQPEVADWSEGVQVPSVPIQQFPTEDWSAQPATEDWSAAPTAQATEWVGATTEWS is encoded by the coding sequence ATGTCCGGACCCCTTGATGTCCTGCAAATGAAGGAGGAGGATGTCCTTAAGTTCCTTGCAGCAGGAACCCACTTAGGTGGCACCAATCTTGACTTCCAGATGGAACAGTACATCTATAAAAGCAAAAGTGATGGCCTCTACATAATAAATCTGAAGAGGACCTGGGAGAAGCTTCTGCTGGTGGCTCGTGCCATTATTGCCACTGAAAACCCTGCTGATGTCAGTGTTATATCCTCCAGGAATACTGGCCAGAGGGCTGTGCTGAAATTTGCTGCTGCCACTGGAGCCACTCCAATTGCTGGCCACTTCACTCCTGGAACCTTCACTAACCAGATTCAGGCAGCCTTCTGGGAGCCACGGCTTCTTGTGGTTACTGACCCCAGGGCTGACCACCAGCCTCTCACGGAGGCATCTTATGTTAACCTACCTACCATTGCTCTGTGTAAGAGAGATTCTCCTCTGCGCTATGTGGACACTGCCATCCCATGCAATAACAAGGGAGCTCACTCAGTGGGTTTGATGTGGTGGATGCTGGCTCAGGAAGTTCTGCACATGCGTGGCACCATTTCCCGTGAACACCCGTGGGAGGTCATGCCTGATCTCTACTTCTACAGAGATCCTGAAGagattgaaaaagaagagcaggcTGCTGCTGAAAAGGCAGTGACCAAGGAGGTATTTCAGGGTGAATGGACTGCTCCAGCTCCTGAGTTCACTGCTACTCAGCCTGAGGTTGCAGACTGGTCTGAAGGTGTGCAGGTGCCCTCTGTGCCTATTCAGCAGTTCCCTACTGAAGACTGGAGTGCTCAGCCTGCCACGGAAgactggtctgcagctcccactgCTCAGGCCACTGAATGGGTAGGAGCAACCACTGAATGGTCTTAA